The DNA region GGCCCGATCCAGCAGGTGCCGTCCAAGGTCAGCGCGATCAAGGTGAACGGCGTGCGGTCCTACACCCGGGTACGGGAGGGCGAGCAGTTCGAGCTGGCCGCCCGGCCGGTGACCGTGCACTCCTTCACCGTCGCCGGACTGCGCAGGCCGCGGGACCCGGCCGGGGTGCTCGATCTCGACGTGACGGTGGTCTGCTCCTCCGGCACCTACATCAGGGCGCTCGCCCGCGACCTCGGCGCCGCGCTCGGCACCGGCGGCCACCTCACCGCGCTCCGGCGCACCCGGGTCGGCCCGTACCGGGTCGAGGCCGCGCGCACGCTGGAGCAGTTGGAGGAGTCCTACGCGGTCCTGCCCATCGAGGAGGCCGCCGCGGCCGCCTTCCCCCGCTGGGACGTCGACGCGGACCAGGCACGGCTGCTCGGCCACGGCGTACGGATCGCCGCGCCCCCGCTGGCCGCCGGCCCGCACGCGACCTTCGGCCCGGACGGCCGCTTCCTCGCACTGGTGGAGGAGAAGGACGGGCAGGCGCGGATCGTGGCGGGCTTCGCGCAGTGAGCGGGGCGCGGCGGGCTTCGCGCGTGGGCCTTCGCGCGGTCACCTCGCGCGGGGTGACGCCGCGGGTCCTGGTCCGTTCGCGGGGGTGCGGCCGGGCCGCGCCGCGGTGACGGCGCGGTCCGGCCGCCGTGCGGCGCGGTCGCCTGTCCCCTGAACGGCCCGCGCCGCACGCATCGTTGGCCCCGGGCCTCCCCGGGGTCGTCTCCCGCCCGTCCCGGCCCGCCTCCTCACATGGTTCGTCCGGCTCCTCCGGCCCCCGACCAGTGCTTCCTATCCATTCCGCACCCGGAAATCACCCGGTCGGACGGGCGCTCGGAGTGAACCGGGGGAGCGCAGGGGGGCGCGTTCGCACCGCGATCTAGGCGGGAGATCATCTCCGTCCTACCGTCGAAGCGGGATGAAACGGGGCGCTTCCGTATGAGCGGGGGCAGTTCGGGGGAGGTGCCGTGATGACGGCACGCCGGAGCGCGACGGGGCGCGAGGCCCCGCAGGCCGGGTGCGGTGCGCCGCGCCCGGGACAGCGCGGCGCACACTGGGCGGCACCGCCCGCGGCAGGGACGGCGGGAGCGTCGGTCGTGCCCGCGGCAGGGGCGCCGGGAGCGTCGGTCGTGCCCGCGGCTGACGCGTCGATGGCACTGTCGGCTGACTGGCCGGCCGACTCGCCTACCGACTCGTCGGTCGGCCGGTGTGCCGGCGGGGCCTGCGGAGGCCGGTGGGCGGACGTGCCGGGACGCCCGGCAAGCGATCGGCCCGCCGATCCGTCGGCCTACTCGCCGGCTGACCCGCGGGCGGGCGGGAATCCCGCCCGGTGGGCGGACGCGCCGGGCTGCCCGCTGGCTGACCCGCTTGCCGACCTGTCGGCTGACTCGCCGGTCGGCCGGTGTGCTGGCGTGGCCGGTGGGGCCTGCGGAGGCCGGTGGGCGGACGTGCCGGGACGCCCGGCGGGCGATCCGTCGGCCGTTCCGTCAGCCGACCCGCCGGCTGATCCGCCGGCCGACTCGCCGGTCTCTCTGTCAGCCGACCCACTCGCCGACTCGTCGGCCGACCCGCGGGCGGGCGGGGATTCCGGCCGGTGGGGGCAGGTGCCGGGGCGTCCGCCGGGGGACGCGGCGGGCGACGTGCGCGCGGGGCAGGGCGGGCGCCGGGGCGGGCACGGGGCGGGGGACTCCGTCGCCGCAGCGTCCGCGGGGCGCCGCGTGGTTGCGCAGGGAAGCCGCCGGGCGGGCGACGCGCGGAACGCTGACGCGCTGATGCGCGTCTGCGACCTGGCCGGCCGCCCCCGAGGCACCGGCTTCATGGCCGACGCGGCCGGCACGATGATCACCAGCCACGAGGCCGTCGACGGCCTGGCCCGGCTGGTCCTGCACGCCCCCGGCGGCCAGGTCTGCCTGGTCGAGGCGGCGGCCGTCACCCCGCTGCCCGAGACCGGGCTCGCGCTGGTCGCCACCGAGGGCCTCGACGTGCCGCCGCTGCCGATCGCCCCCGAGCCTGCCGCCGCCGCGGGTACGACCGGCCCCCGGCGGCGGGTACGGCTGCGGCTGCCGCACCCCGCACAGGGAGCCATCGTCGGCGCCACCGCGGCCACGTACACCGCGACCGACCGCTTCCACCTGCTGGACGAGGTCTACGAGATCGCGGTCGACGGCGCCGCGCCGGGCGGCCCGCCCGGAGTGCCCCCGCAGGCGTCCGGCGCGCCGGTGACCGACATCGAGACCGGCGCGGTGCTGGGCGTGGTGGTCTCGGCCCTGGCCCTG from Actinacidiphila sp. DG2A-62 includes:
- the truB gene encoding tRNA pseudouridine(55) synthase TruB; translated protein: MSRRTDGRTRQVSASGLVIVDKPGGLTSHGVVARMRRLAGTRRVGHAGTLDPMATGVLVIGVEKATRLLGHLALTEKEYEATIRLGQSTVTDDAEGEVTATAPATDVTREAVDAGVAALTGPIQQVPSKVSAIKVNGVRSYTRVREGEQFELAARPVTVHSFTVAGLRRPRDPAGVLDLDVTVVCSSGTYIRALARDLGAALGTGGHLTALRRTRVGPYRVEAARTLEQLEESYAVLPIEEAAAAAFPRWDVDADQARLLGHGVRIAAPPLAAGPHATFGPDGRFLALVEEKDGQARIVAGFAQ